Proteins encoded within one genomic window of Oscarella lobularis chromosome 6, ooOscLobu1.1, whole genome shotgun sequence:
- the LOC136188000 gene encoding pre-mRNA 3' end processing protein WDR33-like: MGRPTTTEPDQGAPPPINPATGEIDPSYDGKRVRKEVNRKTIDYNSYVLRHIESRVWQRGPQDRKAIQPDICYYGELLAPMIYADNPVNAVTTEFVCTSTKKFRCPIFEVDSGRLRLMTGASSGEFTLWNGLTFNFKTILQAHDSAVRTMTWSHNDLWLISQWILADEYEQCSHVARTQEAVREASVCPTDAKFTACSDDGTVRIIIIIIILFNIPVRWYRERGLVFCSGEEQQAGGGDAFTVAYSCFLNSSRRRQSR; this comes from the exons ATGGGTcgtccaacgacgacggaacccGATCAAGGAGCTCCGCCACCGATAAATCCAGCGACCGGCGAAATCGATCCATCGTACGACGGGAAACGCGTCCGAAAAGAGGTAAATCGCAAAACGATCGACTACAACTCGTACGTTCTACGTCACATCGAG AGCCGCGTATGGCAAAGGGGACCGCAGGATCGAAAAGCGATTCAACCCGACATCTGTTACTATGGAGAg TTGCTTGCACCGATGATTTACGCTGATAATCCGGTGAACGCCGTTACGACGGAATTCGTTTGCACTTCAACCAAGAAATTTCGTTGTCCAATTTTTGAGG TGGACTCCGGAAGGCTACGTTTGATGACTGGCGCATCGAGCGGAGAATTCACCCTCTGGAATGGCCTcactttcaatttcaaaacgaTTCTCCAA gcTCATGATTCTGCGGTGAGAACGATGACGTGGAGTCACAACGATCTGTGGCTAATTTCACAGTGGATATTGGCAGACGAATATGAACAATGTTCACATGTTGCAAGGACACAAGAAGCCGTCAGGGAAGCAAG tgTTTGTCCGACTGATGCAAAGTTCACCGCGTGCTCTGACGACGGGACTGTGCGCATTATCATCATAATCATCATACTCTTCAATATCCCAGTCCGTTGGTACCGGGAGAGAGGGCTTGTTTTTTGCTCCGGTGAAGAGCAACAAGCCGGTGGCGGTGATGCCTTTACCGTTGCCTATTCCTGTTTCCTCAATTCATCGCGACGAAGGCAgagtcggtga
- the LOC136188541 gene encoding intermembrane lipid transfer protein VPS13A-like isoform X1, giving the protein MFSAARDQLSHLREGGQASLQQALDQPSLFDVAIRGRSSCFILPESGRLTESSNIDLGQFSLKSQLQGDLPENASQQQLGDQAYDEFTLDVTEISAFVAPTRLVWEDSKHLPASPLYLIQPLGLELTLRKSIVPNDTRLPEVTLAAVLPAIEFSLSDKKIQTMIKIAESLPLPELARKPTKSTSNVLSRRGSVCGMEGEYMHITPDRPRID; this is encoded by the exons ATGTTTTCTGCTGCTCGCGATCAGTTGAGTCATCTGAGAGAAGGCGGCCAAGCATCGCTTCAGCAGGCTCTTGATCAGCCCAGC ctttttGACGTGGCTATTCGAGGACGTTCCTCCTGCTTCATTCTTCCAGAGAGTGGCCGACTGACCGA ATCTTCAAACATTGacttgggacaattttctCTCAAGTCCCAGTTGCAAGGAGATCTTCCTGAG AACGCATCGCAACAGCAACTCGGCGATCAAGCGTACGACGAGTTCACTCTAGATGTGACCGAAATTTCTGCATTTGTAGCTCCCACGA GATTGGTTTGGGAGGATTCTAAGCACTTGCCTGCATCACCACTCTACCTGATTCAGCCTCTTGGACTTGAGTTGACTCTGAGGAAGTCTATTGTGCCAAACGACACTCGCTTACCCGA AGTTACGTTGGCTGCAGTTTTGCCTGCAATTGAATTCTCTCTCTCGGACAAAAAGATTCAGACCATGATCAAG ATTGCTGAGAGTTTGCCTCTTCCGGAACTGGCAAGAAAGCCAACAAAG TCAACTTCAAATGTGCTGAGTCGACGAGGCAGCGTGTGTGGCATGGAAGGCGAATACATGCACATAACGCCGGATAGACCACGGATAGACTGA